The genome window GCGCTCTGGAAAGGGAGGGATCAGGTTGCCGTCTGGACCTGGCCGAGACGGCGCCGGGACACGCGCATCGCCGTCCACTGCAACACGACTACCGCCAGCACCGCCAATCGCGCCAGCAGCGGGGCGACCATGGCCGGCGCACTGCACCGCACGCGCACCGCCGGCAGCACCGCGACGCGCCGCCTCAGCGTCCAGTCCTGCGGCGCTGAGGCGTAGCGCCAGGCCCAGTTCGCGCGCGGGGACCGGGCGACGGCGCGGTCGGCGTGGCTGCGCGTCACGGCGGCGCCGTGACAGGCGCTGGTCCGTCACCGCCGCGCAGCCATCCGGCGCATGCACGCCGGCGCAAGTGCATGCCCGCGGCTTGCGGCAGCCGCGGGCATGCAGGAATTACTTGACGCGCGAGACGTATTCGCCCGAACGCGTATCGACGCGGATCACTTCCTCCTGGCCGACGAACAGCGGCACGCGCACCACCGCGCCGGTCTCCAGGGTCGCCGGCTTGCCGCCGCCGCCGGAGGTATCGCCGCGCACGCCCGGGTCGGTCTCGACGATCTTCAGTTCGACGAAGTTCGGCGGGGTGACCTGGATCGGCGTGCCGTTCCACAGCGTCACCACGCAATCTTCCTCGCCCTTGATCCACTTGGCGGCGTCGCCGACGCCGGCCTTGTCGGCCTGCACCTGCTCGAAGGTTTCCTGCTGCATGAAGTGCCAGTACTCGCCGTCGCTGTACAGGTACTGCATGTCGGTGTCGACCACGTCGGCCGCTTCCACGCTGTCGGTCGCCTTCATGGTCATTTCGACCACGCGCCCGGACTTGATGAAGCGGTACTTGACGCGGGTGAACGCCTGGCCCTTGCCGGGCTTGACGTATTCGGTATCGGTGATGATCGCAGGCTCGCTGTTGACCAGGATCTTCATCCCGTTCTTGACGTCGTTCATGCCGTAGCTGGCCATCTGAAACTCCTCGGGTAAGGCAAACCCGCCGCGTTCGGCGGCCGGCCGGATAGAATGGAAGCTCCGCCGCAACGGCGGGCGCTCGTGTGATGACCGCCTATGATAACCGCAGCCCCCCGCCCGATGCAGCCGTCCCCGCCCCTGCCCGCCGCCGCGCCGCCGCGCTGGCAGCAGGCCTGGCGCGACGCCGTGCGCGATCCGCGCGAGCTGCTGGCGTTGCTGGGCCTGGACCCGCAGGCGCTGGGCGTCTCCGAACAGGCTGCGACGCAGTTCGCGCTGCGCGTGCCGCGCAGCTTCGTCGCGCGCATGCGCCCGGGCGATCCGCACGACCCGCTGCTGCGCCAGGTGCTGCCGATCGACGCCGAGCAGCGCCGGGTTGCCGGCTTCGCCCTGGATGCGGTCGGCGATGCGGCGGCCAAGAAGGCCGACGGGGTGATCCACAAGTACAACGGGCGCGCCCTGCTGGTGGCCACCGGCAGTTGCGCGGTGCACTGCCGCTACTGCTTCCGCCGCCACTTCCCGTATGCCGGCGAGACCGCCGCGCGCGACGGCTGGCGCGCCGCGGTGGCGGCGATCGCCGCCGACCCCAGCATCGAGGAAGTGATCCTGTCCGGCGGCGACCCGCTGTCGCTGGCCACGCCCAAGCTGGCCGAACTCACCGAGGCGCTGGCGGCGCTGCCGCAGCTCAAGCGCCTGCGCATCCACACCCGCCTGCCGGTGGTGCTGCCCGAGCGCGTCGACGCGCCCTTGCTGGCCTGGCTGCGCGCGCTGCCGTGGCCGCTGGCGTTCGTGATCCACGCCAACCACGCCAACGAATTCGATGCCGGCGTCGATGCCGCGCTGGCGCGCCTGCGCGAGGCCGGGGCGCAACTGCTCAACCAGGCGGTGCTGCTGCGCGGGGTCAACGACAGCGTGGAGGCGCTGGCCGCGCTGAGCGAGCGCAGCTTCGCCGCCGGCGTGCTGCCCTACTACCTGCACCAGTTGGACCGGGTGCAGGGCGTGGCCCACTTCGAAGTGGACGATGCCACCGCGCTGGCGCTGCACCAGGCGCTGGCCGCGCGCCTGTCCGGCTACCTGGTGCCGAAGCTGGTGCGCGAGATCGCCGGCGATACCGGCAAGCGCCCGCTGCTGCCCTGACCCCGGCGACGGCGACCGCCGCGCGAGCGGCGGCCGCAGACCACGGTGCCGCGGCGATGCTCAGACATCGGCCGGCGACGCGCCCTCGTTGGCCAGCAACTTGCGGAATTCCTCGGCGCTGAGCGGGCGGCTGAGCCAGAACCCCTGCCCCAGTTCGCAGCCGCGCTCGCGCAGCAACTCGAACTGCGCCTCCTGCTCGATGCCCTCGGCGACCACGGTGATGTCCAGCGAGTGCGCCATCGCGATGATTGCGGTGGTCAGCGCCAGGTCGTCCGGGTCGCGCTGCAGGTCGGCGACGAAACTCTTGTCGATCTTGACCCCGTCCACCGGCACCTGGCGCAGGTGGCTCAGGCCGGAGAAGCCGGTACCGAAGTCGTCCAGCCAGACCTTGACCCCGGTGCGGTGCAGCCGCGCCAGCATGCTCGCCGCTTGCAGTTCGTCGCCGATCACCGCGGTCTCGGTCAGCTCCAGGTGCAGTTGCGCCGCCGGCAGCCCGGACTCGCGCAGGCATTCGGCCACCAGTTCGGGCAGATCGCCGCTGCGCAACTGCCGCGGCGAGACGTTGACCGAGACGAACAGGTCGCGGCTGCCGTCGGCGCGCCGCCACTGGGTGGCCTCGCGGCAGGCCGCGCGCAGCACCTTGGGGCCGATGCTTTCGATCAGGCCGCTCTGTTCGGCCACGTCGATGAACACCGTCGGCGAGATCGTGCCCATCGCCGGATGCTGCCAGCGCAGCAGCACTTCCACGCCGACCATGCGCCGGTCCTGGGTGCGGAAGATCGGCTGGTAGGCCAGCTTCAGTTCGTCGCGCTCCCAGGCGCCGCGCAGTTCGTGCTCCATGTGCACGCGCCGCTCCACCGCATAGTCCATGGCGCGGCTGTAGAAGCGATGGCAGTTCTTGCCGGCCAGCTTGGCCTGGTACATGGCGATGTCGCCGTTCTTCAGCAACGCCGAGGCGTCCTCGGCATCGCCCGGGTAGACGGTGATGCCGATGGAGGTGCCCATGAACACCTCGCGGCCCTGGATGCGCAGCGGCTCGCGCAGCTCCTGTACCAGCCGCTGCGCCAGCGCGGTGGCGACCTTGGCCGCCTGCGCATCCTCCACCAGGATCACGAACTCGTCGCCGCCGAAACGCGCCAGCAGCGCGTCGTCGCCGCCCAGCTGCTCCACCGCCAGCTGGATGCGCCGCGCGAACTGCAGCAAGGCCTCGTCGCCGGCCTCGTGGCCCAGGGTGTCGTTGATCCGCTTGAAATCGTCGATGTCGGCGAACAGCAGCGCCAACCGGCGCTGCGAGGCGCGCGCCGACAGCATGCGGTGGTCCAGCGCCTCGCGGAACGCGAGCCGGTTGGTCAGCCCGGTCAAGGCATCGGTGTAGGCCATATGGCGCACATCGCGGTCGTGCCGGGCGATCGCCTCGCTCATGCGCCCGAACGCGCGCAGCAGTTCGCTGACCTCGTCGTAGCGGCCGCTGTCGCGGCGTTCCACCGCGTAGTTGCCGGCCTCGATCTGGCGCGCGGCGGCGGCCATCCAGCGCAACGGCGCCACCAGCGTGCGCTGCACGTAGACCGTCACCATCGCCGCGGTCAGGCCGAGGGCGGCCAGCAACAGCAGCAACCAGCCGAGATGGCGCTTGCCCAGCGCGCCCAGGCGCTGGTCCAGGTTCTGCCCGGCCTTGCGCTCGTACTCCTGCGCGCGCGCCCAGGACATGCCCACCCGCACCCCGCCCACGCGCTGGTCGCCGATCATGATCGGCATCGACACGTCGAGGAAATCCGGCGACTCCTGCGCCAGCAGGCCCTTGGCGCGGATCGCGGCGTCGGCCATCGGCCCGCGCATGCGCTGGCCGTAGCCGACCAGATCCTCGCTACCGTCGTGGATCAGCCGCCCGTCGGCGTCGTAGACCAGCACGTAGGCCACCGCGACATAGCCCAGCGCGCCACGCACCTGCGTGCCGATCGCGTCCAGGTCGGAGTAGTACACCGGGTTGGCCAGCGAATCGGCCAGCTGCCGCGCCAGCGACTCGCCGCGGGTGCGCATGCTGCTGTCGAACAGGCCGTGGATGACATTGCCGCTGAGCGTGCGCACCTCGCGCTGCATGGCCGCCTGACGCTCCAGCAGCAGAGCCAGGATCGCCATTACCAACAACGCAGCCACACCCATGGCCAGCAGGAACCTGGCCTGCAACCCGAAACGCATCGTCTTCATTCCACTTCGAGCCTCACCCGCGCCACGCCGGCGCGCAGGGTGTCCAGGCGTTTTTGCGACGCGGGATCGATCGGGTAGAACCCGGAGGTGCCGAAGAACTGATGCAGCGCCGCACGTCCCTGCGGATCGTCGGCGGCGTGCAGCAACACCTCGCGCAGGCGCGTCTCCACCTCCGTGGGCAGGTCGCTGCGGACCATCTCCACCGCGCGCGGATACGGCTCGCTGCGGTAGATCACCCGGAAGTCGCGGCGGAACGCCGGCGGAAGGCGGCGGTCGTCGTCCCAGTCGAGATTGCTGAACGCCCCGGCATCCACCAGGTGCTTGTGCACGAAGGCGGCGATGTTGAGTTCCGAGCGCGCGAACACGTAGCCGACGGTCTCCGCCGAGGGCTGGTCCTTGGTCGAGAGCAGGATCTCCGGGTGCAGGCCATGCTCGAACAAGGTCATCATCGGCACCATGTAGGCGCTGGTGGACTGCTGGCTCTGCAGCGCCAGAGTGCGCCCCTGCAGGTCGGAGAGGTCATGCACCGGCGCGTCGCGGCGCACGAAGAACACGGTGTGGTACTCGCGCACCCCGTTGCGCTCGGTCAGCAGCAGCGGCTTGGCGCCGCCGCGCTGTTCCAGCGCCATCGCGGTGGCGGCGGTCTCGGTGACCCAGTCGACGCGACCACGGCGCAGGTAGCTGCTCATCTGCTGGCTGTCGCGGGCCATCAGGATCTGCCCGGAGGTGATGCCGACCTCGCGCATGCGCGGCACCACGTAGTCCAGCAGCGGCTTGAGTTGCTCGTAATGGGCCTTGGGATCGTCGCTGATGCGCCCAAGCACCAGGACCGAGGGCCGCGCGTGCACGGACACGGGCCAGCAGATCGCCAGCGCCAGCCACACCACGACCACCCGCCAACGCGAACTGGACAAACCACGATCCCCAAGTAGCCCTTGCAAAGCCTAGCCGAAAGCGCATGCCGGTGACAGCGTCACAGAATGACGCCTGCCGCGCCGCGAATCCGCCCCGGGCCCGCGTCTGGCCGCGCGTGCCGCGATGCGCGTCTTCGCGCCTGGCCTGGCCTCAGTTTCCGGCCTGTCCGGCCAGCCGCGCCATGCGCTGCGCGTCGGACAGCACGCCGCGCAGCAGGCGCACTTCCTGCTCGGTCAGCTCGGTGCGCAGGAACAGCCGGCGCAGCTTGCGCATCGCCGAATCCGGGGCACGCCCCTTGTGGAAGTCGATGTCGTCCAGGGTCTCGGCCAATTGCCCGAACAGCCCTTCCACCTGCGCGTGGCTGGCCGGCGCCTCGCGGAAGCCCGGTGCCGGCGCGGGCGCAGGGGCGCCGGCGCGCAGCTGCGCCAGGCGCAGTTCGTAGGCCAGCACCTGCACCGCCGCGGCCAGGTTGAGCGAGCTGAACGCCGGATCGGAAGGAATGTGCACGGCCGCGTGGCACAGCTGCAGTTCCTCGTTGGTCAGGCCGGTGCGCTCGCGACCGAACACCAGCGCCACTTCCGCCGGTTCGGCGCTGGTGGCGGTCAGGCGCTGCGCGGCATCGGCCGGCAGCAGCTCCTCCAGCGACACGCGGCGGCTGCGCGCGGTGCAGCCCAGCACCAGCCGGCAATCGGCCACCGCATCGGCCAGCGCCGGCAGCACCGGCGCCTGCTGCAGCAGGTCCTCGGCCCCGGCCGAACGCCGGTAGGCCTCGGTGTCCACCTCGCATTCCGGCGCCACCAGCACCAGCCGCGACAGCCCCATGGTCTTCATCGCGCGCGCCGCCGCACCGATGTTGCCGGGGTGCTGGGTCCCGACGAGGACGAAGCGGATACGGAAGGAATCGGTCATGGCGGCACGGCAGGCGAAGCGAACGGGGGCGTAGATGGTAAACTGCGCGGCCGGCCTTGGCGCCGGATTGCTCTTTTCCCCCTTCAGACCCACCTCCGCCTTCCCGGGAGCCGTTGCCATGCAAAAACCCGCCGTCACCGTCATGGTCAAGGCCGCCCGCCTCGCCGGCAACGTCCTGTTGCGCCACATCAACCGCCTGGAGGCGCTGAACGTGGTGCAGAAGGACCGCATGGACTACGCCAGCGAAGTCGATGCCGATGCCGAGAAGGTGATCGTCAAGGAGCTGCGCCGCGCCTACCCCGAGTACGGCGTGATGGGCGAGGAAAGCGGCGTGCAGGGCGGCGGCCGCTACATGTGGGTGATCGATCCGCTCGACGGCACCAGCAACTACCTGCGCGGCTTCCCGCACTACTGCGTGTCGATCGCCCTGGTCGAGAACGGCGAGCCGGTCGACGCGGTGATCTTCGACCCGCTGCGCAACGAACTGTTCACCGCCAGCCGCGGCAACGGCGCGGTGCTCAACGATCGCCGCATCCGCGTCAGCGAGCGCAAGGAACTCAATGGCGCCATGGTCCACACCGGCTTCGCCCCGCGCGAGCGCAAGCGCGCCAGCCCCCAGCTCAAGTGCGTGGACGCGCTGCTGGTGCAGGCCGAGGACATTCGCCGCACCGGCTCGGCCGCGCTGGACCTGGCCTATGTCGCCTGCGGCCGCAGCGACGCCTTCTTCGAAGCCGGCGTGAAGGCCTGGGACATCGCCGCCGGCGTGCTGCTGGTGCGCGAGGCCGGCGGCCGCGTCACCGATTTCAAGGGCGGCACCCTCGGCCGCATCGACGACCGCGGTCCGCCGCAGTTCCAGGTGGTGGCCGGCAACCTCAAGGTCGGCGACGCGCTGCAGAAGCTGATCGTCAACACCGGCTACGCCGGAGAGTTCGACGCGAAGTTCTGATCAGCGGGCCGGCATCCGGCGCGCTGGCGCCACACCGGCGCGGCCGCGCGCGCGGCGCCGGCGCAGCAGCCACACCGACTGCAGGTACAGCAGCAATTGCAGCGTATTGAAGCCGGCACCGCTCAGGGCGTCGGCGAGCGGCCCGTGCAGCCACTGCGGGCCGCCGATGGCGAGCGCGCCGAGCAGTAGCGGATTGCCGCTCAGCGCGAACCAGCGCGGATAGGCGCTGCGTCCGCTGGCCACGGCAGCGGAGAACGCCAGCAGGCCCAACGCCGAACAGGCCACCGACGGCACATAGACGATCAGCAACGCCCGGCGGAACGCCGCCGCCAGGGCCAGCAGCGGCGGGTGCGCGGCCGCATCGGTCGCCGGCAGCGCCTGATACACCGCACCGACGAAGTAGAACGCCGCATGCGCCAGCGGCGACCAGGCATAGCCGAGGAACAGGAGCAGCGTCGCCGGCAGTGCCCAGCCGCGCCCGGCCGGGCGCAGCCCGCGCCACAGATGCCAGTTGCCGAGCAGGTACAAGGGCAGCGCGAACACCGGCAGCAATGCGCCGGCGAGCAAGCGCCAATGCGGCACCGCGACCAGGCGCTCGGCCATCTCCACGTCGATCTGCGCCGCGTAGTGCTGGAACAGCAGCGGCACCTGCGCCCGCGCCACGACCTGGCCGACGATCAGCACATCGCCGGCGATCCAGCACAACGCGCCCAGCACGCCGGCCCAGCCCGCCCACTGCACCCGATCGCAGGTGCGCGCCGCGGCGCTCACGGCTGCTTCCTCCCCGCCGCGCGCGCGGATCGGCGCCAACGCCACCAGCAGCCGGCGCCGACCAGCAGCGGCGCGACGGCCAGCGCCAGGCAGACCCGGTCCGGGCCGCCCTCGGCCAGCAGCATGCCGACCAGGCCGCCCATCGCGGCCAGCGCCAGCATCAACAGCAACACGATCGCCCACGCGCCGGTCATCGCCGGTCCCCGCGCTGGCGCGCCGCCGCTGCCCGCCGATGCCGGTGCCGCCGGTCCCACCACAGCCAGGCGCCGTTGGCGGTGACGAACAGCGTCAACCAGGCGCATAGCGTCCACAGCAGCTTCAGCGGCAGGCCGCCGTAATCGCCGAAATGCAGCGGCTGCGCCAGCGCGATCGCCTTCAAATAGCCCGGCAGCTCCACCGCGGCCGCGACCTGGCCGCTGGCCGCGTCCACCAGCACCACCCGGAACAGCCGCTGGTCCAGTCCCTGCCCCGCGACCAGCACGGTGTAGTGGCGGTCGGTGGAAAAATCGGTCTGCGGGAACACGATCGAGATCACGTGCCAGCCGCGAGGCATCGCCGCCAACGCCGCCGCCTGAGCGCGGTCGACGTCCACCGGCGGCTGCAGCCGGTCGACCGCCGGACCGGCGTGCTGGCGTTGCAGCGCGACCAGTTCGGTCCGCTGCCACAGGCTCTGCGCCAGCGTGCCGAAACCGAGCAGGACCCCGGTCAGGCTGACCGTCAGCGCCCAGCCCAGCACCACGGCGCCGATGGTGTTGTGCAGGTCCAGTTGCCGCAGCCGCGGTCCGCGCCCGCGTCGCAACAGGCCGAACGCGACCTTCTTCACGTGCGGCCAGTACACCACCACGCCCGACAGCAGCGCGATCAGCACCAGCAGCGCGATCAGCGCGCCCAGCAGCTCGCCGGGCAGCCCCAGGAACCAGTGCGCGTGCAGCTCCAGCAGGAAGCCGGTCAGCGTCGCGCGGGGCCGCGTCGCCGCGTCGGCCACCGGCTGCGCGTCGCC of Xanthomonas sacchari contains these proteins:
- a CDS encoding inositol monophosphatase family protein, with translation MQKPAVTVMVKAARLAGNVLLRHINRLEALNVVQKDRMDYASEVDADAEKVIVKELRRAYPEYGVMGEESGVQGGGRYMWVIDPLDGTSNYLRGFPHYCVSIALVENGEPVDAVIFDPLRNELFTASRGNGAVLNDRRIRVSERKELNGAMVHTGFAPRERKRASPQLKCVDALLVQAEDIRRTGSAALDLAYVACGRSDAFFEAGVKAWDIAAGVLLVREAGGRVTDFKGGTLGRIDDRGPPQFQVVAGNLKVGDALQKLIVNTGYAGEFDAKF
- a CDS encoding DUF6796 family protein, producing MSAAARTCDRVQWAGWAGVLGALCWIAGDVLIVGQVVARAQVPLLFQHYAAQIDVEMAERLVAVPHWRLLAGALLPVFALPLYLLGNWHLWRGLRPAGRGWALPATLLLFLGYAWSPLAHAAFYFVGAVYQALPATDAAAHPPLLALAAAFRRALLIVYVPSVACSALGLLAFSAAVASGRSAYPRWFALSGNPLLLGALAIGGPQWLHGPLADALSGAGFNTLQLLLYLQSVWLLRRRRARGRAGVAPARRMPAR
- a CDS encoding putative bifunctional diguanylate cyclase/phosphodiesterase, with product MKTMRFGLQARFLLAMGVAALLVMAILALLLERQAAMQREVRTLSGNVIHGLFDSSMRTRGESLARQLADSLANPVYYSDLDAIGTQVRGALGYVAVAYVLVYDADGRLIHDGSEDLVGYGQRMRGPMADAAIRAKGLLAQESPDFLDVSMPIMIGDQRVGGVRVGMSWARAQEYERKAGQNLDQRLGALGKRHLGWLLLLLAALGLTAAMVTVYVQRTLVAPLRWMAAAARQIEAGNYAVERRDSGRYDEVSELLRAFGRMSEAIARHDRDVRHMAYTDALTGLTNRLAFREALDHRMLSARASQRRLALLFADIDDFKRINDTLGHEAGDEALLQFARRIQLAVEQLGGDDALLARFGGDEFVILVEDAQAAKVATALAQRLVQELREPLRIQGREVFMGTSIGITVYPGDAEDASALLKNGDIAMYQAKLAGKNCHRFYSRAMDYAVERRVHMEHELRGAWERDELKLAYQPIFRTQDRRMVGVEVLLRWQHPAMGTISPTVFIDVAEQSGLIESIGPKVLRAACREATQWRRADGSRDLFVSVNVSPRQLRSGDLPELVAECLRESGLPAAQLHLELTETAVIGDELQAASMLARLHRTGVKVWLDDFGTGFSGLSHLRQVPVDGVKIDKSFVADLQRDPDDLALTTAIIAMAHSLDITVVAEGIEQEAQFELLRERGCELGQGFWLSRPLSAEEFRKLLANEGASPADV
- the epmB gene encoding EF-P beta-lysylation protein EpmB — translated: MITAAPRPMQPSPPLPAAAPPRWQQAWRDAVRDPRELLALLGLDPQALGVSEQAATQFALRVPRSFVARMRPGDPHDPLLRQVLPIDAEQRRVAGFALDAVGDAAAKKADGVIHKYNGRALLVATGSCAVHCRYCFRRHFPYAGETAARDGWRAAVAAIAADPSIEEVILSGGDPLSLATPKLAELTEALAALPQLKRLRIHTRLPVVLPERVDAPLLAWLRALPWPLAFVIHANHANEFDAGVDAALARLREAGAQLLNQAVLLRGVNDSVEALAALSERSFAAGVLPYYLHQLDRVQGVAHFEVDDATALALHQALAARLSGYLVPKLVREIAGDTGKRPLLP
- a CDS encoding PepSY-associated TM helix domain-containing protein, producing MREGPAAAAGASPWYRLNLWLHRWCGLVATLPFLVLCLSGTVLIFHEEIDAALGTVPAAQDAGRAPPLPLARSVANVRAAFPGERVLSIGLDPQAHPGVALLVTAPQDERGFDHYRMRYTRLGDAQPVADAATRPRATLTGFLLELHAHWFLGLPGELLGALIALLVLIALLSGVVVYWPHVKKVAFGLLRRGRGPRLRQLDLHNTIGAVVLGWALTVSLTGVLLGFGTLAQSLWQRTELVALQRQHAGPAVDRLQPPVDVDRAQAAALAAMPRGWHVISIVFPQTDFSTDRHYTVLVAGQGLDQRLFRVVLVDAASGQVAAAVELPGYLKAIALAQPLHFGDYGGLPLKLLWTLCAWLTLFVTANGAWLWWDRRHRHRRAAAARQRGDRR
- a CDS encoding RNA methyltransferase is translated as MTDSFRIRFVLVGTQHPGNIGAAARAMKTMGLSRLVLVAPECEVDTEAYRRSAGAEDLLQQAPVLPALADAVADCRLVLGCTARSRRVSLEELLPADAAQRLTATSAEPAEVALVFGRERTGLTNEELQLCHAAVHIPSDPAFSSLNLAAAVQVLAYELRLAQLRAGAPAPAPAPGFREAPASHAQVEGLFGQLAETLDDIDFHKGRAPDSAMRKLRRLFLRTELTEQEVRLLRGVLSDAQRMARLAGQAGN
- a CDS encoding phosphate/phosphite/phosphonate ABC transporter substrate-binding protein encodes the protein MSSSRWRVVVVWLALAICWPVSVHARPSVLVLGRISDDPKAHYEQLKPLLDYVVPRMREVGITSGQILMARDSQQMSSYLRRGRVDWVTETAATAMALEQRGGAKPLLLTERNGVREYHTVFFVRRDAPVHDLSDLQGRTLALQSQQSTSAYMVPMMTLFEHGLHPEILLSTKDQPSAETVGYVFARSELNIAAFVHKHLVDAGAFSNLDWDDDRRLPPAFRRDFRVIYRSEPYPRAVEMVRSDLPTEVETRLREVLLHAADDPQGRAALHQFFGTSGFYPIDPASQKRLDTLRAGVARVRLEVE
- the efp gene encoding elongation factor P, encoding MASYGMNDVKNGMKILVNSEPAIITDTEYVKPGKGQAFTRVKYRFIKSGRVVEMTMKATDSVEAADVVDTDMQYLYSDGEYWHFMQQETFEQVQADKAGVGDAAKWIKGEEDCVVTLWNGTPIQVTPPNFVELKIVETDPGVRGDTSGGGGKPATLETGAVVRVPLFVGQEEVIRVDTRSGEYVSRVK